From one Phycodurus eques isolate BA_2022a chromosome 19, UOR_Pequ_1.1, whole genome shotgun sequence genomic stretch:
- the LOC133417994 gene encoding translational activator of cytochrome c oxidase 1, producing MAGRVVLGALRTLRPMNRVWRSPPVRAVHLSPPMCAGHNKWSKVKHIKGPKDEARGRMIAKFVMMIKIAVKEGGPNPDMNINLAQLLEQCRNKNIPKASIETAIKNAEKAKPASRHMFEARGPGGCLLLIEVLTDNSGRSQQDVRRVLSKNGGMLSEGARHNFTRRGVVVVPGQSVTSERALELAIESGAEDVAETEDEDDDAPLLQFICDNADMWKVRTSLEQLGMKVTSAGSEFVPRTLLPLDQEQLESAYVLIEALSDCPDVLRIWDNIQAQS from the exons ATGGCCGGCCGGGTGGTGCTCGGCGCTCTCCGGACCCTGCGACCCATGAATCGGGTGTGGAGGAGTCCACCTGTTCGGGCTGTGCACCTCAGCCCCCCCATGTGCGCGGGTCACAACAAGTGGTCCAAAGTGAAACACATTAAAGGACCTAAAGATGAGGCGAGGGGGCGTATGATTGCCAAGTTTGTCATGATGATAAAGATTGCTGTGAAAG agggtggacccaATCCAGACATGAACATCAATTTAGCCCAACTCCTGGAGCAGTGCAGAAACAAGAACATACCAAAAGCATCCATCGAGACCGCAATCAAGAATGCG GAAAAGGCCAAGCCGGCGTCGCGGCACATGTTTGAAGCTCGGGGACCTGGTGGATGCCTTCTGCTCATTGAAGTCCTGACCGATAACAGCGGACGCAGCCAGCAGGACGTCCGGCGCGTCCTCAGTAAAAACGG GGGAATGTTGTCAGAGGGCGCCCGCCATAACTTCACCAGAAGGGGTGTGGTGGTCGTGCCGGGTCAGAGCGTCACATCTGAGCGAGCGCTGGAGCTGGCCATCGAGTCCGGAGCGGAGGACGTCGCGGAGACGGAGGATGAGGACGACGATGCGCCCCTCCTGCAG tttatTTGTGACAACGCGGACATGTGGAAGGTACGGACATCCCTGGAGCAGCTTGGGATGAAGGTGACGTCGGCCGGCTCCGAGTTTGTCCCTCGCACCCTGCTGCCTCTGGACCAGGAGCAGCTGGAGTCGGCTTACGTGCTCATCGAAGCCCTCAGTGACTGCCCGGACGTGCTTCGCATCTGGGACAACATCCAGGCTCAGAGCTGA